One window of Triticum dicoccoides isolate Atlit2015 ecotype Zavitan chromosome 5A, WEW_v2.0, whole genome shotgun sequence genomic DNA carries:
- the LOC119301923 gene encoding phosphatidylinositol 4-kinase gamma 7-like isoform X2, with protein MSRDLDCPVQTQMAVAVLDRSFSSEYPASSKTEGRPLSWKRVFVQTDNGSVLGIELERGENAQSVKKKLQIALNVSTEESSLTFGDLVLNNDLSNVRNDSPLLLTRNQMHRSSSTPCLSPNGSGVQQRDRSGPIAILGCSSPSPEMKQLAKDIVKAIRNDVDPVAVNSGMGGAYYFDNIWGEHVAIVKPTDEEPFAPNNPKGFVGKTLGQPGLKRSVRVGETGFREVAAYLLDHGNFAKVPPTMLVKITHTVFNVNATVGCNHKVFHNNSQPVSKIASLQQFIPHDFDASDHGTSSFPVSAVHRIGILDIRIFNTDRHSGNLLVRKVGPGSDNFGVQTELIPIDHGLCLPECLEDPYFEWIHWPQASIPFSEEELEYIANLDPVKDADMLRMELPMIRKACLRVLVLSTIFLKEGAAFGLCLSEIGEMMSRQFTGKEEEPSELELLCMEARKWVEDRELFLPEAGVEDDDDDFTQFSLDGEDDSDAFESPSFSRFGPMKASHRNPLSKLAECDEEEDDDKEMVKDDSDPLNAKPYRGGIPKTKSKVAAKTNYSGEGSMYQSGSRSANEMLPPSASFVKLSDMGSEEWTAFLDKFQELLPSAFRARKHAAGSGPRPLQRLGTSCQF; from the exons ATGTCCAGGGACTTGGACTGTCCTGTTCAGACACAGATGGCTGTTGCAGTCCTGGATCGGAGTTTCAGCAGTGAATATCCTGCAAGTAGCAAAACTGAGGGGAGACCATTGAGCTGGAAGAGAGTTTTTGTTCAAACTGATAATGGTTCTGTCCTGGGCATTGAACTGGAGAGGGGAGAAAATGCACAATCTGTGAAAAAAAAACTGCAGATAGCTTTGAATGTTTCCACAGAGGAGAGCTCACTGACCTTTGGTGATCTTGTTCTGAACAATGATCTCAGCAATGTCCGCAATGACTCGCCGTTGCTCCTCACAAGGAATCAGATGCACCGGAGCAGCTCAACACCTTGTCTCTCTCCTAATGGAAGCGGCGTGCAACAGCGAGACCGTAGTGGACCCATTGCTATCCTTGGATGTTCAAGCCCTTCCCCTGAGATGAAACAGCTTGCTAAGGATATTGTCAAAGCCATAAGGAATGATGTTGACCCAGTAGCTGTTAACAGTGGGATGGGTGGTGCCTACTACTTCGATAACATTTGGGGTGAACATGTTGCAATTGTAAAGCCAACCGACGAGGAACCATTTGCTCCAAATAATCCTAAAGGCTTTGTAGGGAAGACCCTTGGACAGCCAGGTCTCAAAAGGTCTGTACGAGTTGGTGAGACAGGGTTCAGAGAGGTTGCTGCTTACCTCCTTGACCATGGCAACTTTGCAAAAGTTCCTCCAACCATGCTGGTCAAGATCACACACACTGTGTTCAATGTGAATGCCACTGTTGGCTGCAATCATAAGGTGTTCCACAACAATTCACAGCCTGTGAGCAAGATTGCATCATTGCAGCAGTTCATCCCTCATGATTTTGATGCCAGCGACCATGGGACATCAAGCTTCCCTGTATCTGCTGTGCACAGGATCGGCATTCTTGACATCAGAATCTTCAACACGGACAGGCATTCGGGCAATCTTCTGGTCAGGAAAGTTGGTCCTGGGTCTGACAACTTTGGAGTGCAGACCGAACTCATTCCTATCGACCATGGTCTTTGTCTGCCCGAATGTCTAGAGGACCCTTACTTTGAATGGATTCACTGGCCGCAAGCATCCATCCCTTTCTCTGAGGAGGAACTTGAATACATTGCAAATTTGGATCCTGTAAAAGATGCTGACATGCTGCGCATGGAGCTTCCCATGATCCGCAAGGCATGTCTGCGGGTGCTGGTGCTGTCAACAATATTTCTCAAGGAAGGTGCAGCATTTGGCCTCTGCTTGTCCGAAATAGGAGAGATGATGAGCAGGCAGTTTACTGGGAAAGAAGAAGAGCCAagtgagcttgagcttctttgcatGGAGGCAAGGAAGTGGGTCGAGGACAGAGAGCTATTTCTTCCAGAAGCCGGAgttgaagacgacgatgatgacttCACCCAGTTCTCTCTTGACGGCGAGGATGATTCAGATGCATTTGAATCACCCTCATTCAGCAGGTTTGGTCCCATGAAGGCAAGCCACAGGAATCCACTGTCAAAGCTAGCCGAGTGtgacgaggaggaggatgatgacAAGGAGATGGTCAAGGATGACTCTGACCCCTTGAACG CTAAACCCTACCGCGGAGGCATTCCGAAGACGAAGAGCAAGGTGGCTGCTAAAACTAACTATAGTGGCGAAGGTAGTATGTATCAGTCTGGAAGCAGGAGCGCGAACGAGATGCTCCCTCCCAGCGCCAGTTTTGTGAAGCTGTCGGACATGGGCTCCGAGGAGTGGACCGCGTTCCTCGACAAGTTCCAGGAGCTCCTCCCGAGCGCCTTCCGAGCACGGAAGCACGCGGCTGGCTCCGGCCCGCGCCCACTGCAGAGGCTGGGAACTTCTTGCCAGTTTTGA
- the LOC119297475 gene encoding uncharacterized protein LOC119297475, whose product MRRAGSLLLLLLLLSLSASTAEAHNKESSGDNAVPLTGRRWHLRGRRAMAARGHGAAGRDEAVGASNTGASQEADQASAEFVHDEGKRSKRPAARPMLQGASGHRHRHHGGDAAAMASDVLRMDYSVSVDVHSRRPINNDAPLDELMEKRP is encoded by the exons ATGAGGCGCGCAGGGAGCCTTCTTCTCCTGCTGCTTCTGCTCTCCCTGTCTGCCTCCACCgccgaagcacacaacaag GAGAGCTCGGGCGACAACGCGGTGCCCTTGACCGGCCGGAGATGGCACCTGAGAGGACGGAGGGCAATGGCGGCCCGAGGGCATGGAGCAGCGGGGAGGGATGAGGCCGTGGGCGCCAGCAACACAG GAGCAAGTCAAGAAGCAGATCAGGCGTCTGCTGAATTTGTACATGATGAG GGTAAACGGAGCAAGAGGCCAGCTGCTCGGCCCATGCTTCAGGGAGCAAGCGGCCATCGACATCGTCACCACGGCGGCGACGCGGCCGCCATGGCGTCCGACGTGCTGAGGATGGACTACTCCGTCTCCGTGGACGTCCACAGCCGGCGGCCCATCAACAACGACGCTCCGTTGGATGAGCTCATGGAGAAGAGGCCCTAG
- the LOC119301923 gene encoding phosphatidylinositol 4-kinase gamma 5-like isoform X1, with translation MSRDLDCPVQTQMAVAVLDRSFSSEYPASSKTEGRPLSWKRVFVQTDNGSVLGIELERGENAQSVKKKLQIALNVSTEESSLTFGDLVLNNDLSNVRNDSPLLLTRNQMHRSSSTPCLSPNGSGVQQRDRSGPIAILGCSSPSPEMKQLAKDIVKAIRNDVDPVAVNSGMGGAYYFDNIWGEHVAIVKPTDEEPFAPNNPKGFVGKTLGQPGLKRSVRVGETGFREVAAYLLDHGNFAKVPPTMLVKITHTVFNVNATVGCNHKVFHNNSQPVSKIASLQQFIPHDFDASDHGTSSFPVSAVHRIGILDIRIFNTDRHSGNLLVRKVGPGSDNFGVQTELIPIDHGLCLPECLEDPYFEWIHWPQASIPFSEEELEYIANLDPVKDADMLRMELPMIRKACLRVLVLSTIFLKEGAAFGLCLSEIGEMMSRQFTGKEEEPSELELLCMEARKWVEDRELFLPEAGVEDDDDDFTQFSLDGEDDSDAFESPSFSRFGPMKASHRNPLSKLAECDEEEDDDKEMVKDDSDPLNGMFPKLVPPVSKLSASLKGFGFHGKAKPYRGGIPKTKSKVAAKTNYSGEGSMYQSGSRSANEMLPPSASFVKLSDMGSEEWTAFLDKFQELLPSAFRARKHAAGSGPRPLQRLGTSCQF, from the coding sequence ATGTCCAGGGACTTGGACTGTCCTGTTCAGACACAGATGGCTGTTGCAGTCCTGGATCGGAGTTTCAGCAGTGAATATCCTGCAAGTAGCAAAACTGAGGGGAGACCATTGAGCTGGAAGAGAGTTTTTGTTCAAACTGATAATGGTTCTGTCCTGGGCATTGAACTGGAGAGGGGAGAAAATGCACAATCTGTGAAAAAAAAACTGCAGATAGCTTTGAATGTTTCCACAGAGGAGAGCTCACTGACCTTTGGTGATCTTGTTCTGAACAATGATCTCAGCAATGTCCGCAATGACTCGCCGTTGCTCCTCACAAGGAATCAGATGCACCGGAGCAGCTCAACACCTTGTCTCTCTCCTAATGGAAGCGGCGTGCAACAGCGAGACCGTAGTGGACCCATTGCTATCCTTGGATGTTCAAGCCCTTCCCCTGAGATGAAACAGCTTGCTAAGGATATTGTCAAAGCCATAAGGAATGATGTTGACCCAGTAGCTGTTAACAGTGGGATGGGTGGTGCCTACTACTTCGATAACATTTGGGGTGAACATGTTGCAATTGTAAAGCCAACCGACGAGGAACCATTTGCTCCAAATAATCCTAAAGGCTTTGTAGGGAAGACCCTTGGACAGCCAGGTCTCAAAAGGTCTGTACGAGTTGGTGAGACAGGGTTCAGAGAGGTTGCTGCTTACCTCCTTGACCATGGCAACTTTGCAAAAGTTCCTCCAACCATGCTGGTCAAGATCACACACACTGTGTTCAATGTGAATGCCACTGTTGGCTGCAATCATAAGGTGTTCCACAACAATTCACAGCCTGTGAGCAAGATTGCATCATTGCAGCAGTTCATCCCTCATGATTTTGATGCCAGCGACCATGGGACATCAAGCTTCCCTGTATCTGCTGTGCACAGGATCGGCATTCTTGACATCAGAATCTTCAACACGGACAGGCATTCGGGCAATCTTCTGGTCAGGAAAGTTGGTCCTGGGTCTGACAACTTTGGAGTGCAGACCGAACTCATTCCTATCGACCATGGTCTTTGTCTGCCCGAATGTCTAGAGGACCCTTACTTTGAATGGATTCACTGGCCGCAAGCATCCATCCCTTTCTCTGAGGAGGAACTTGAATACATTGCAAATTTGGATCCTGTAAAAGATGCTGACATGCTGCGCATGGAGCTTCCCATGATCCGCAAGGCATGTCTGCGGGTGCTGGTGCTGTCAACAATATTTCTCAAGGAAGGTGCAGCATTTGGCCTCTGCTTGTCCGAAATAGGAGAGATGATGAGCAGGCAGTTTACTGGGAAAGAAGAAGAGCCAagtgagcttgagcttctttgcatGGAGGCAAGGAAGTGGGTCGAGGACAGAGAGCTATTTCTTCCAGAAGCCGGAgttgaagacgacgatgatgacttCACCCAGTTCTCTCTTGACGGCGAGGATGATTCAGATGCATTTGAATCACCCTCATTCAGCAGGTTTGGTCCCATGAAGGCAAGCCACAGGAATCCACTGTCAAAGCTAGCCGAGTGtgacgaggaggaggatgatgacAAGGAGATGGTCAAGGATGACTCTGACCCCTTGAACGGTATGTTTCCTAAGCTGGTCCCTCCTGTCTCAAAGCTGTCCGCGTCGCTGAAGGGGTTTGGTTTCCATGGGAAAGCTAAACCCTACCGCGGAGGCATTCCGAAGACGAAGAGCAAGGTGGCTGCTAAAACTAACTATAGTGGCGAAGGTAGTATGTATCAGTCTGGAAGCAGGAGCGCGAACGAGATGCTCCCTCCCAGCGCCAGTTTTGTGAAGCTGTCGGACATGGGCTCCGAGGAGTGGACCGCGTTCCTCGACAAGTTCCAGGAGCTCCTCCCGAGCGCCTTCCGAGCACGGAAGCACGCGGCTGGCTCCGGCCCGCGCCCACTGCAGAGGCTGGGAACTTCTTGCCAGTTTTGA